One window of the Niallia circulans genome contains the following:
- a CDS encoding ABC transporter permease translates to MIKYLTKRLLFMALSLWLIITATFFFMRMAPGNPFTSEKKMPPAIEANLNAHYGLDQPWYVQYGEYLLRVVQWDFGPSFKYKSQTVNQLINEGFPVSLVLGVEAIFIALAIGVTLGVIAALRHNKWQDYLAMIVAVLGISVPSFIMAAFLQYILAMKLGIFPVARWGTFMQSVLPAIALAAGPTAFIARLTRSSMLEVLSNDYIKTAKAKGISGFNITVKHAIRNAILPVVSYMGPLSAGIVTGSFVIEKIFGIPGLGSQFVKSINNRDYTAIMGVTVFYSIILLVSVLLVDLLYGLIDPRIKLSGGKKGA, encoded by the coding sequence ATGATAAAGTACTTAACAAAACGTTTGCTGTTTATGGCGTTATCCTTATGGTTAATCATTACAGCTACGTTTTTCTTCATGAGGATGGCACCAGGTAACCCATTTACATCGGAAAAGAAAATGCCGCCTGCAATTGAAGCAAATTTAAATGCCCATTATGGACTTGATCAGCCTTGGTATGTTCAATATGGAGAGTATTTGCTAAGAGTTGTTCAATGGGATTTTGGTCCATCTTTTAAATATAAGAGCCAAACAGTGAATCAATTAATCAATGAAGGATTCCCAGTATCATTAGTCTTGGGTGTAGAAGCAATTTTTATCGCCTTGGCCATTGGTGTTACATTAGGTGTAATTGCTGCTTTAAGACATAATAAATGGCAAGATTATCTGGCAATGATTGTTGCTGTATTAGGAATATCAGTACCTTCGTTTATTATGGCAGCTTTTTTGCAATATATTTTGGCAATGAAGCTAGGGATATTCCCTGTAGCAAGATGGGGAACATTTATGCAAAGTGTTCTGCCAGCAATCGCATTAGCAGCTGGTCCTACAGCATTTATTGCTCGATTAACTAGATCTTCTATGCTAGAAGTATTAAGCAATGATTATATTAAAACAGCAAAAGCAAAAGGAATAAGCGGCTTTAATATTACAGTGAAGCACGCCATCCGCAATGCGATTCTTCCGGTTGTTTCATACATGGGGCCATTATCGGCTGGGATTGTTACAGGTAGTTTTGTTATTGAGAAAATTTTTGGTATTCCAGGTCTTGGATCACAGTTTGTTAAAAGCATAAATAACCGTGATTATACAGCGATTATGGGCGTAACAGTTTTCTATAGTATTATCCTGTTAGTATCTGTTCTTCTTGTCGACTTATTGTACGGATTAATAGATCCTCGAATTAAACTATCGGGCGGGAAGAAAGGAGCGTAA
- a CDS encoding ABC transporter permease has product MQEISKDKFEIVGNSTIESEKISKASLSFWKDVFTRFKKNKLAVFGLVLLILLIVMSLIGPLLTPYNYYENDYTKTNQPPSAEHYFGTDDLGRDMFARIWYGAKISLFIGVAAALIDLVIGVIWGGIAGYKGGKTDEVMMRIADVLYGIPYLLLVILLMVVLGQGIWTMILAMSITGWINMARMVRGQVLSLKSQEYILASRTLGASVSRIMSKHLVPNAMGPILVTLTLTVPNAIFTEAFLSYLGLGLTPPLASWGTMANDGIGALQYYPWRLFFPAMFICLTIFAFNVIGDGIRDALDPRLRK; this is encoded by the coding sequence ATGCAAGAAATTTCGAAAGATAAATTTGAAATAGTCGGCAACAGTACCATAGAATCAGAGAAAATATCAAAAGCAAGTCTGTCTTTTTGGAAAGATGTTTTTACTCGTTTTAAGAAAAATAAACTTGCGGTTTTTGGACTTGTTCTTTTAATTCTTTTAATTGTTATGTCTTTAATAGGGCCGTTATTAACTCCGTATAATTATTATGAGAATGATTATACAAAAACGAATCAGCCTCCAAGTGCAGAACATTATTTTGGAACAGATGATCTTGGCCGAGATATGTTTGCGCGGATTTGGTATGGTGCGAAAATATCACTATTTATTGGGGTAGCCGCAGCATTGATTGATTTAGTTATCGGCGTAATCTGGGGAGGGATTGCAGGTTATAAAGGTGGCAAAACCGATGAAGTAATGATGCGTATAGCGGACGTATTATATGGTATTCCTTATCTTTTACTAGTAATTCTTTTAATGGTTGTTCTTGGCCAGGGAATATGGACGATGATTCTGGCAATGAGTATTACTGGCTGGATTAATATGGCGAGAATGGTTCGAGGACAAGTATTATCCTTAAAGAGCCAAGAATATATTCTTGCTTCCAGAACGCTAGGAGCAAGTGTTTCAAGAATTATGAGCAAGCATTTAGTCCCAAATGCAATGGGGCCAATTCTTGTGACATTAACTTTAACTGTACCTAATGCTATTTTTACAGAGGCATTTTTAAGCTATCTTGGATTAGGATTAACTCCTCCATTAGCCAGCTGGGGAACGATGGCTAATGATGGAATCGGAGCACTGCAATATTATCCATGGCGATTATTTTTCCCTGCCATGTTTATCTGTTTAACAATATTTGCCTTTAATGTTATTGGCGATGGAATCCGAGATGCTCTTGATCCAAGACTACGTAAGTAA
- a CDS encoding ABC transporter ATP-binding protein has product MEKLLEVKDLQVSFHTYGGEVQAVRGVSFDLYKGETLAIVGESGSGKSVTSQTLMKLIPMPPGHIKGGQILFDGEDIVQKTDKEMESIRGKEMSMIFQDPMTSLNPTMRIGTQIMEVLIKHQQMNKEKAKKKAIELLSLVGIPKPEKRVDQYPHEFSGGMRQRAMIAIALAANPHLLIADEPTTALDVTIQAQILDLMKDLQEKMNTSIIFITHDLGVVANVADRVAVMYAGQIVEMGTVDEIFYDPRHPYTWGLLASMPSLDNDNEDELAAIPGTPPDLTNPPVGDAFAARNPFALAIDFEQEPPVYQVSETHFVKSWLLHPNAPAVEPPASVKERIRTLPSNFETPVLVKGINKMAEKLLEIKNLKQYFNVDTPNVVKAVDDITFDIFKGETLGLVGESGCGKSTTGRTIIRLYDATGGQVLFNGEDVHGRKSRAELKKFNRKMQMIFQDPYASLNPRMTVADIIAEGIDIHGLAKNKKERMEKVYELLHTVGLNKEHANRYPHEFSGGQRQRIGIARALAVDPDFIIADEPISALDVSIQAQVVNLMKKLQKEKGLTYLFIAHDLSMVKYISDRIGVMYFGKLVEIAPADELYNNPIHPYTQSLLSAIPLPDPETERTRKRTVYDPAVHQYQEGEELKMREIKPGHFVYCSESEYKKYKIQ; this is encoded by the coding sequence ATGGAAAAATTATTAGAAGTAAAGGATTTACAAGTCTCATTCCATACGTATGGAGGAGAAGTGCAGGCAGTTCGTGGAGTATCCTTTGATTTATACAAAGGAGAAACATTAGCTATTGTTGGTGAATCTGGATCAGGTAAAAGTGTTACGTCCCAAACATTAATGAAATTAATCCCGATGCCTCCTGGCCATATTAAAGGTGGACAAATTTTATTTGATGGAGAAGATATTGTTCAAAAAACAGATAAAGAGATGGAAAGTATCCGTGGGAAGGAAATGAGTATGATCTTCCAAGATCCTATGACATCTTTGAATCCGACTATGCGTATTGGTACACAAATCATGGAAGTACTGATAAAACATCAGCAAATGAACAAGGAAAAGGCAAAAAAGAAAGCAATTGAATTGTTAAGTTTAGTTGGAATTCCTAAACCAGAGAAAAGAGTGGATCAATATCCGCATGAATTTTCTGGTGGGATGAGACAACGTGCGATGATTGCTATTGCTTTAGCGGCTAATCCACATCTATTAATTGCAGATGAACCAACAACAGCTTTAGATGTTACGATTCAAGCGCAAATTTTAGATTTAATGAAAGATTTGCAAGAGAAAATGAATACAAGCATTATCTTCATTACCCATGATTTAGGGGTAGTGGCAAATGTGGCTGATCGTGTTGCTGTAATGTATGCTGGCCAAATTGTTGAAATGGGAACAGTTGATGAAATTTTCTACGATCCTAGACATCCTTATACATGGGGGCTTCTTGCATCTATGCCAAGTTTAGACAATGATAATGAAGATGAGCTTGCTGCTATTCCAGGAACACCTCCAGATTTAACGAATCCTCCTGTAGGAGATGCATTTGCTGCGAGAAATCCATTCGCATTAGCAATTGATTTTGAACAAGAGCCGCCAGTGTATCAAGTGTCTGAAACACATTTTGTGAAATCGTGGTTACTGCATCCGAATGCGCCAGCAGTAGAACCACCAGCTTCAGTTAAAGAAAGAATAAGAACGTTACCCTCTAACTTTGAAACACCAGTATTAGTAAAGGGGATAAATAAAATGGCAGAAAAGTTATTAGAAATAAAAAATCTGAAGCAGTATTTCAATGTCGATACTCCTAATGTTGTCAAAGCAGTAGATGATATTACCTTTGATATTTTCAAAGGAGAAACATTAGGTTTAGTAGGCGAATCTGGCTGTGGGAAATCTACAACTGGTAGAACAATTATCCGCCTTTATGATGCAACAGGCGGTCAAGTTTTATTTAATGGAGAAGATGTTCATGGAAGAAAATCAAGAGCGGAATTAAAGAAATTTAATCGTAAAATGCAAATGATTTTCCAAGACCCGTATGCTTCTTTAAATCCTCGAATGACCGTTGCTGATATAATTGCAGAAGGCATTGATATTCACGGTTTAGCGAAAAACAAAAAAGAGAGAATGGAAAAAGTATATGAGCTGCTTCATACAGTTGGTTTAAATAAAGAGCATGCCAATCGTTATCCGCATGAGTTCTCAGGCGGTCAAAGACAAAGAATTGGAATTGCGCGTGCATTAGCTGTAGATCCAGACTTTATTATTGCTGATGAACCAATTTCTGCATTAGATGTTTCTATTCAAGCACAGGTAGTAAACTTGATGAAGAAGCTTCAAAAGGAAAAGGGTTTAACCTATCTATTTATTGCCCATGATTTATCCATGGTGAAATATATTAGTGATCGTATTGGTGTGATGTATTTCGGGAAATTAGTGGAAATAGCGCCTGCAGATGAATTATACAATAATCCGATTCATCCATATACACAGTCGTTATTGTCAGCGATTCCTCTGCCAGATCCAGAAACAGAGCGAACAAGAAAAAGAACGGTTTATGATCCAGCGGTTCATCAATATCAAGAGGGTGAAGAGCTTAAAATGAGAGAAATTAAACCAGGACATTTCGTTTATTGCTCTGAAAGTGAATATAAAAAATATAAAATACAATGA
- a CDS encoding putative glycoside hydrolase codes for MKKKILSIGLSIYLLIPNIAFAKGEKVIPKQPTKQVEIMVKHLPASLPRMKTNLNFTYPDAVRGIYVNSQSIEGNKWSQLMELVKTTDLNAMVIDYKEDHGNLTFMPEEDSPYREIGSQSIKNMTVLLQELEKEKIYPIARIVVFKDSILAKEKPEWSFVQGEKVWTNGRGEAFVNPFEKKVWDYNINIAIEAAKMGFQEIQFDYVRFPEGFENKGDILSYTKGDYRKLNKNEGDKRVDAVTDFVQYAKEKLKPYNVKVSVDIFGYTATIEEAPGIGQNFSKISKHVDVISSMIYPSHWTNYFGIEKPDLFPYELVREYMKVEKQKLNQLENPPISRPWLQDFTAAWLGKDNYQVYGKEEVQKQIEALNDQGVNEFLLWNAGNNYTKNVDYTPKNKEDKGD; via the coding sequence ATGAAAAAGAAAATATTATCCATTGGATTAAGTATATATTTGTTGATCCCCAATATTGCATTTGCAAAAGGGGAAAAGGTAATTCCTAAACAACCAACTAAACAAGTAGAAATTATGGTTAAACATTTGCCAGCTTCTTTACCTAGAATGAAGACTAACCTTAATTTTACATATCCGGATGCTGTGAGAGGTATTTATGTAAACAGTCAATCCATTGAAGGAAACAAATGGAGTCAATTAATGGAATTAGTGAAAACGACAGATTTGAATGCTATGGTAATTGATTATAAAGAAGATCATGGTAATTTGACTTTTATGCCGGAAGAGGATTCGCCTTATAGAGAAATTGGCAGCCAATCGATAAAAAATATGACAGTGCTTTTACAGGAGCTTGAAAAGGAAAAAATTTATCCGATTGCGCGAATTGTTGTCTTTAAAGATTCTATATTAGCTAAGGAAAAACCCGAATGGTCTTTTGTCCAAGGAGAGAAGGTTTGGACGAATGGGAGAGGAGAAGCGTTTGTTAACCCGTTTGAAAAAAAGGTCTGGGATTATAACATTAATATTGCTATCGAAGCAGCTAAAATGGGGTTTCAAGAGATACAGTTTGATTACGTGCGTTTTCCAGAGGGATTTGAAAATAAAGGAGATATACTAAGCTATACGAAAGGAGATTATCGTAAATTAAATAAGAATGAAGGGGATAAACGAGTAGACGCAGTTACAGATTTTGTTCAATATGCAAAAGAAAAATTAAAGCCATATAATGTGAAAGTTTCTGTTGATATATTTGGATATACAGCAACCATAGAAGAAGCCCCTGGGATTGGTCAAAATTTTTCAAAAATAAGCAAACATGTCGATGTTATTTCTTCTATGATCTATCCAAGTCACTGGACAAATTATTTTGGGATTGAAAAACCCGATTTATTCCCCTATGAACTTGTAAGGGAGTATATGAAAGTAGAAAAGCAAAAATTAAATCAATTAGAGAACCCACCTATTTCAAGACCGTGGCTACAGGATTTTACAGCTGCCTGGCTGGGTAAAGATAATTATCAAGTATATGGAAAAGAAGAGGTTCAAAAACAAATTGAAGCTTTAAATGATCAAGGAGTTAATGAGTTTTTATTATGGAATGCTGGGAATAATTATACGAAGAATGTCGATTATACACCGAAAAATAAAGAGGATAAAGGAGATTAA
- a CDS encoding GNAT family N-acetyltransferase: protein MHWYDKLNQYFPVEEMKSQEHMEALLKDFPEYYHKDEGKYHVLMYVEAEDFVFVDYLFVSDEARGQGLGHQLVEKLKKKGKPIILEVEPINYKDSDTKKRLKFYRREDFKHATSIGYRRLSLATREVNAMEILYWAPNNEGEDVVYQALVRTYNKIHTYKDLQFYGESYEPVDEVVQLNLEQKRKNLFDEI from the coding sequence ATGCATTGGTACGATAAGTTAAATCAATATTTTCCTGTGGAAGAAATGAAATCACAAGAACATATGGAAGCATTACTAAAAGACTTTCCAGAATATTATCATAAGGATGAAGGGAAGTATCATGTGTTAATGTATGTGGAAGCAGAGGATTTTGTTTTTGTCGATTATTTATTTGTCTCTGACGAAGCAAGAGGGCAGGGGCTTGGTCATCAATTAGTGGAAAAACTGAAAAAAAAGGGAAAACCGATTATTTTGGAAGTGGAACCGATAAATTATAAAGATAGTGATACGAAAAAACGGCTGAAATTTTACCGGCGAGAAGACTTTAAGCATGCAACCTCTATTGGTTATAGACGTTTATCGTTAGCAACTAGGGAAGTGAATGCAATGGAAATTCTCTACTGGGCACCTAATAATGAAGGAGAAGATGTCGTTTATCAAGCATTGGTAAGAACATATAATAAAATTCACACATATAAAGATTTACAGTTTTACGGAGAATCATATGAACCAGTTGATGAGGTAGTCCAACTAAATTTGGAACAAAAACGAAAAAATTTATTTGATGAAATTTGA
- the spxA gene encoding transcriptional regulator SpxA: MVTLYTSPSCTSCRKAKAWLEEHEIAYKERNIFSEPLSIEEIKEILRMTEDGTDEIISTRSKTFQKLNVNLETMPLQDLFGIIQNNPGLLRRPIIIDEKRLQVGYNEDEIRRFLPRKVRTFQLREAQRLVN, translated from the coding sequence ATGGTAACATTATACACTTCACCAAGTTGTACATCCTGCAGAAAAGCAAAAGCATGGTTAGAGGAACATGAAATCGCATATAAAGAAAGAAATATATTTTCTGAACCGCTTTCTATTGAGGAAATTAAAGAAATTCTTCGTATGACGGAAGATGGAACAGATGAAATTATTTCAACAAGAAGTAAAACTTTTCAAAAGTTAAATGTGAATTTAGAAACAATGCCATTACAAGATTTGTTTGGTATTATTCAAAATAATCCAGGTCTATTAAGACGTCCAATAATCATTGACGAAAAAAGACTACAAGTAGGATACAATGAAGATGAAATTCGCAGATTCTTACCAAGAAAAGTTCGTACTTTCCAGTTAAGAGAGGCACAAAGATTAGTTAACTAA
- the mecA gene encoding adaptor protein MecA translates to MEIERINDHTVKFYISYIDIEERGFKREEIWYNRERSEELFWEMMDEVHQEEDFIFDGPLWIQVQALEKGLEILVTKAQLSKDGQKFEISIPEDKLKDLPIDERFEDLMDQHFTIKEGEEEYDESLEFLLTFNDFEDIISLSKMQGLEGIDTKLYNYNGKYYLFVQFLDEEIAEEEVENALSILLEYAQEDSKMTIHVLQEYGKVIIENEVFMELRKYFH, encoded by the coding sequence ATGGAAATTGAAAGAATTAATGATCATACAGTAAAGTTTTATATTTCGTATATTGATATAGAAGAACGTGGGTTTAAGCGTGAGGAGATTTGGTATAATCGGGAACGCAGTGAAGAGTTATTTTGGGAAATGATGGATGAAGTGCATCAAGAGGAAGACTTCATATTTGATGGACCATTATGGATTCAAGTTCAAGCTCTAGAAAAAGGGTTGGAAATCTTAGTTACAAAAGCGCAGCTTTCGAAAGATGGACAGAAGTTTGAAATTTCTATACCAGAGGATAAGCTAAAGGATTTACCAATTGATGAACGTTTTGAAGATTTAATGGATCAACATTTTACGATTAAAGAGGGAGAAGAAGAGTACGATGAAAGTCTCGAGTTCCTCTTAACGTTCAATGATTTTGAGGATATTATTTCTTTATCTAAGATGCAGGGGCTAGAAGGGATCGATACGAAGCTTTATAATTACAATGGAAAATATTACTTATTTGTGCAATTTCTTGATGAAGAAATTGCAGAAGAGGAAGTAGAAAATGCATTGAGCATTTTACTTGAATATGCTCAAGAAGATTCTAAAATGACCATTCATGTTCTCCAAGAATATGGTAAAGTTATTATTGAGAATGAAGTCTTTATGGAATTAAGAAAGTACTTCCATTAA
- the cls gene encoding cardiolipin synthase: protein MNHTARLGLFFIVAVLFVYVFNLFFSIQGGIYGQLSLVISLSVVFIGLVIFFENRHPTQTLTWLIVLGSFPIIGFVFYLFFGRNYRKERIYRKKYFLDKEAFLKIEQAISSRREEKRKILDGHQRNLFHLAEKLGNTPISFGTSTEILTDGEETFSAILKELKKAKHHIHLEYYIVRDDAIGQEIKDVLVEKARAGVQVRFLYDAVGSWKLSKKFCSEMKEAGIEVIAFGPVKMPFFNSKFNFRNHRKIIIIDGNIGFVGGLNIGDEYLGRNPSIGYWRDTHLLVKGNAVRSLQLIFLQDWYYMTNHSFLTEEYLTPISEENSHGGVQLIAGGPDNEWSVIKSIFFSMITTAKESIWIATPYFIPDEDIFSAIKIASLSGVDVRILVPSKPDKRIVFHASRSYFPELLESGVRVFEYNRGFMHSKIIIVDGEIASIGTCNMDMRSFHLNFEVSAFLYKTRSIEKLVKDYLEDINQSIELEEETFNKRHYGYRMLESTSRLLSPLL from the coding sequence ATGAATCATACTGCTAGATTAGGCTTGTTTTTTATCGTAGCGGTTCTGTTTGTTTATGTGTTTAATTTATTTTTCTCTATACAGGGAGGAATTTACGGACAATTAAGTTTAGTGATCAGTTTATCAGTTGTTTTTATCGGCTTGGTCATTTTCTTTGAAAATCGACATCCTACACAAACATTAACCTGGTTAATCGTCTTGGGGAGTTTTCCAATTATCGGGTTTGTCTTTTATCTATTTTTTGGCAGGAACTATCGAAAAGAAAGAATTTATCGTAAAAAATACTTTCTAGATAAAGAAGCATTCCTGAAGATCGAACAAGCAATTAGTTCGAGAAGAGAAGAAAAGAGAAAGATACTTGATGGACATCAACGGAACTTATTTCACCTAGCTGAGAAGCTTGGAAATACGCCTATTTCCTTTGGTACCTCAACAGAGATATTAACAGATGGAGAGGAAACATTTTCAGCTATTTTGAAAGAACTGAAGAAAGCAAAACATCATATCCACCTAGAATATTACATTGTAAGAGATGATGCCATTGGTCAGGAGATAAAGGATGTATTAGTTGAAAAAGCCAGAGCTGGGGTGCAAGTGCGATTTTTATATGATGCAGTTGGTTCTTGGAAGTTATCGAAAAAATTTTGTTCAGAGATGAAAGAGGCAGGGATTGAAGTTATCGCTTTTGGTCCAGTTAAAATGCCTTTTTTTAATAGTAAGTTTAATTTTCGAAACCATCGTAAAATTATTATAATAGATGGCAATATTGGTTTTGTTGGCGGGCTTAATATTGGCGATGAATATTTGGGAAGAAATCCTTCCATTGGATACTGGAGGGATACTCATTTATTAGTAAAAGGAAATGCTGTAAGATCCTTACAATTAATTTTTCTACAAGATTGGTACTATATGACGAACCATAGCTTTTTGACAGAGGAATATTTAACGCCTATTTCAGAGGAAAATTCGCATGGTGGCGTACAATTGATTGCGGGGGGACCTGACAATGAATGGAGCGTCATCAAAAGTATCTTTTTTAGCATGATTACTACGGCTAAAGAATCGATTTGGATTGCTACTCCTTATTTTATTCCAGATGAAGATATATTTTCTGCTATTAAAATTGCTTCATTAAGTGGTGTAGATGTACGTATTCTTGTTCCTAGTAAACCGGATAAAAGAATTGTTTTCCATGCTTCCCGCTCTTATTTTCCAGAATTACTAGAGTCGGGAGTCAGGGTCTTTGAATATAACCGCGGATTTATGCATAGTAAAATTATTATTGTAGATGGAGAAATTGCTTCCATTGGGACATGTAATATGGATATGAGAAGCTTTCATTTAAATTTTGAAGTTAGCGCTTTTTTATATAAAACAAGAAGTATCGAAAAGCTCGTAAAAGACTATCTAGAGGATATAAATCAGTCAATCGAATTAGAAGAAGAGACCTTTAATAAGAGGCATTATGGCTATAGAATGCTTGAATCGACCTCCAGATTATTATCACCGTTATTATAA
- a CDS encoding competence protein CoiA codes for MFTAITEAGEIINLFTRKEKDDLKGLRQTPLYCPECKGRVLLKMGEKKITHFAHERKACCSSNGEAESTYHLQGKLQLYQKLVELNLHPLLEPYYPEIKQRADISFVFRNKQYVIEYQCAVISPQLIKKRTEGYRKVNIHPIWIIGFCHLKKWNPIKLKLSAFVYQFFILYRKQYLLPSYCPYDRAFYLIQNPIPISISQSFVTTFCFPLVKIEGKQPFIPRKKWHFAYWREIIHRQKTKDVHYQTKTNYQFLKELYAHGLHPHFLPPFIGIPLKEGVLLETPPLYWQATIFLDSFKEETKIYPLQKIYVNFHKRIERGQIKIRDCPFISEVDWRETVKQYILLLVELKVIEEIKPCFYQMLYKKKIRNYEIQEQEEVMFYKQLKNLINKQ; via the coding sequence TTGTTTACAGCCATAACAGAAGCTGGCGAAATAATCAACTTATTCACTAGGAAGGAGAAAGATGATTTAAAAGGCTTACGGCAAACTCCATTGTATTGTCCAGAATGTAAGGGACGTGTTCTCTTAAAAATGGGAGAAAAAAAGATTACACATTTTGCCCATGAAAGGAAAGCGTGTTGTTCAAGTAATGGAGAGGCGGAGTCTACTTATCATTTACAAGGAAAGTTGCAATTATATCAAAAATTAGTTGAATTGAATCTTCATCCCCTATTAGAGCCTTATTATCCAGAAATAAAGCAACGGGCAGATATTAGTTTTGTCTTTCGTAATAAGCAGTATGTAATTGAATATCAATGTGCTGTGATTTCTCCACAGTTAATCAAGAAACGTACAGAAGGTTATCGAAAAGTAAACATTCATCCTATTTGGATTATCGGCTTTTGCCATTTAAAGAAGTGGAATCCAATCAAATTGAAGCTTTCTGCATTTGTTTATCAGTTTTTCATCTTATACCGCAAACAATATCTCCTACCGTCGTATTGTCCATATGACCGGGCGTTTTATTTGATTCAGAACCCTATACCAATATCCATCTCCCAATCTTTTGTGACTACTTTTTGCTTTCCATTAGTAAAAATAGAGGGAAAGCAGCCCTTTATTCCCAGAAAAAAATGGCATTTTGCTTATTGGCGTGAGATCATTCATCGGCAAAAAACAAAGGATGTACATTACCAAACTAAAACAAATTATCAATTTTTAAAAGAACTGTATGCCCATGGTCTTCATCCCCATTTTTTACCCCCATTTATTGGTATCCCTTTAAAGGAAGGGGTTCTCCTCGAAACACCACCATTATATTGGCAGGCGACTATTTTTCTGGATAGCTTTAAAGAAGAGACGAAAATATACCCCCTTCAAAAGATTTATGTGAATTTCCATAAGAGAATTGAAAGGGGACAAATTAAAATAAGAGATTGTCCTTTTATAAGCGAGGTAGACTGGCGAGAAACAGTTAAACAATATATACTCCTTCTGGTGGAACTAAAGGTTATAGAGGAAATAAAACCTTGTTTTTATCAGATGCTTTATAAGAAGAAAATCAGAAATTATGAGATACAGGAACAGGAAGAAGTAATGTTCTATAAGCAATTAAAAAATTTGATCAATAAGCAATAA